One Synechococcus sp. CC9605 genomic window carries:
- the ribD gene encoding bifunctional diaminohydroxyphosphoribosylaminopyrimidine deaminase/5-amino-6-(5-phosphoribosylamino)uracil reductase RibD yields MWELWMRRALALAALAEGHTSPNPLVGAVVLDCEGRLVGEGFHARAGDAHAEVGALRQAGDAAQGGTLVVTLEPCCHHGRTPPCSEAVLRAGIGRVVIALEDPDPRVDGGGIRQLRQAGLEVISGVLREEARQQNRAFLHRVRTGRPFGILKWAMSLDGRTALPNGASQWISGPPARDWVHRLRSGMDAVVVGGGTVRGDDPLLTSRGRRSPEPLRVVLSRSLDLPDQAQLWDTAVAPTLVAHGPEADPQRLPSGPDELVLSACEPEQLMEALAQRGCNQVLWECGPELAAAVIRQGCVQEIAAVVAPKLMGGMPARTPLGDLHFSAMDQVLQGQWHQSEPVGNDWLLRWRNGS; encoded by the coding sequence ATGTGGGAGCTCTGGATGCGGCGGGCCCTGGCCCTGGCTGCCCTTGCTGAAGGCCACACCAGCCCCAACCCCCTTGTGGGGGCCGTGGTTCTTGATTGCGAAGGCCGCCTTGTGGGTGAAGGCTTTCATGCGCGGGCTGGAGACGCCCATGCCGAGGTGGGTGCGTTGCGGCAGGCCGGGGATGCGGCCCAGGGCGGAACCCTTGTGGTCACCCTTGAACCCTGCTGCCACCACGGCCGCACGCCCCCCTGCAGTGAGGCGGTGCTGCGGGCAGGCATTGGCCGTGTTGTGATCGCTCTGGAGGATCCCGATCCCCGGGTGGACGGGGGCGGCATCCGCCAGCTGAGGCAGGCGGGGCTGGAGGTGATCAGTGGTGTGCTGCGCGAGGAGGCCCGCCAGCAGAACCGGGCCTTTCTGCACCGTGTTCGCACCGGCCGCCCGTTCGGCATCTTGAAGTGGGCCATGAGCCTGGATGGCCGCACCGCTTTGCCCAATGGCGCCAGCCAATGGATCAGCGGCCCACCTGCCCGCGATTGGGTGCATCGGCTGCGCAGCGGCATGGATGCCGTAGTGGTTGGGGGCGGCACGGTGCGCGGCGATGATCCGCTGCTTACCAGCAGGGGCCGGCGTTCACCGGAACCGCTGCGGGTGGTGCTGAGCCGCAGTTTGGATCTGCCGGATCAGGCCCAGCTCTGGGACACCGCGGTGGCGCCGACCCTCGTGGCCCACGGGCCCGAGGCTGACCCCCAGCGCTTGCCATCCGGTCCTGATGAACTGGTGCTTTCGGCCTGTGAACCGGAGCAGTTGATGGAGGCCCTGGCGCAACGCGGGTGCAACCAGGTGCTTTGGGAATGCGGGCCTGAGCTGGCGGCCGCGGTGATTCGCCAGGGCTGCGTGCAGGAGATCGCGGCAGTGGTGGCTCCGAAGCTGATGGGGGGCATGCCGGCCCGCACCCCTCTTGGGGATCTGCACTTCAGCGCCATGGATCAGGTGCTGCAGGGGCAGTGGCATCAGAGCGAGCCCGTGGGCAACGACTGGTTGCTGCGTTGGCGCAACGGCAGCTGA
- a CDS encoding potassium channel family protein yields the protein MAKVLVGLVQRLLQRDDTQLKLLLLCTVIATVGFAFPRLVWATYIGYSLVALLLTQVMVGSSNAPNWSDALYRGLGLMAVVTMWLWLLTPLELIYSGMPLAMSWSVLVGWSVIRLVTRFASTKRVTEALLMGATAGYLHIGLAAGLVMSALETIQPGSFQPLEMANVGDSSVLASARLFSAINYYAFVCLTTVGFGDISPMLPFSRMVSVATSVAGPLYLAAVMGVLIGRFASSLDRQSRER from the coding sequence GTGGCCAAAGTGCTGGTGGGACTGGTTCAGCGGCTCCTGCAGCGTGATGACACCCAGCTGAAGCTGCTGCTGCTCTGCACTGTGATCGCCACCGTGGGCTTCGCCTTCCCCCGCTTGGTCTGGGCGACCTACATCGGCTACAGCCTTGTTGCCTTGCTGCTCACGCAGGTGATGGTGGGGAGCAGCAACGCTCCGAACTGGAGTGATGCGCTGTATCGGGGTCTGGGGTTAATGGCAGTGGTGACCATGTGGCTCTGGCTGCTCACGCCCCTGGAGCTGATCTACAGCGGCATGCCGCTGGCCATGAGCTGGAGCGTGCTGGTGGGCTGGAGCGTGATCCGCCTGGTGACACGCTTCGCCAGCACCAAGCGCGTCACCGAGGCGCTGCTGATGGGTGCGACTGCGGGATATCTGCACATCGGACTCGCCGCTGGCCTGGTGATGAGTGCGCTGGAAACCATCCAGCCGGGCAGCTTTCAACCCCTGGAGATGGCCAACGTCGGCGATTCGAGCGTTCTGGCCAGCGCTCGCCTTTTTTCGGCAATCAACTACTACGCCTTCGTCTGCCTCACCACCGTGGGCTTCGGGGACATCAGCCCTATGCTTCCCTTCTCACGGATGGTGAGTGTGGCTACCAGCGTCGCCGGACCGCTCTACCTCGCTGCCGTGATGGGGGTGCTGATCGGCCGCTTCGCTAGCAGCCTTGATCGTCAGAGCCGGGAACGCTGA
- a CDS encoding SOS response-associated peptidase yields MCGRYCLETPRADLQQLLRSWLRPDDSDWLEHYAPRALIRPHEPVLAVRHEHGEDRLSHMLWGLLPGWVKDPLQAPRPINARAETIAEKASFRGPWRHHRCLLPSTGFFEKGHLIQRKDRQMFWLAGLWDRWIGPDGSEVETCCVITTQPNSLVAPLHDRMPVIIPEGLESVWLEPGDGAHRRALKPMLTPSPAEPWDCRARKPATPTNSHQQLSLLD; encoded by the coding sequence ATGTGTGGTCGCTATTGCCTCGAAACGCCTCGCGCGGACTTGCAGCAGCTGCTGCGCAGCTGGTTGCGGCCTGACGACAGCGACTGGCTGGAGCATTACGCCCCCCGCGCGCTGATCCGCCCCCATGAACCGGTGCTGGCGGTGCGGCATGAGCACGGTGAAGACCGTCTCTCTCACATGCTTTGGGGTCTCCTGCCTGGCTGGGTCAAGGACCCGCTGCAGGCGCCGCGACCGATTAACGCCCGCGCCGAAACCATTGCGGAGAAAGCCTCCTTTCGCGGGCCATGGCGTCATCACCGCTGCCTTCTGCCCAGCACAGGCTTTTTTGAAAAGGGGCATTTGATCCAGCGCAAAGACCGGCAGATGTTCTGGCTGGCCGGTCTCTGGGACCGCTGGATCGGCCCCGATGGCAGTGAAGTGGAAACCTGCTGCGTGATCACGACGCAGCCCAACAGCCTTGTAGCGCCGTTGCACGACCGAATGCCGGTGATCATTCCCGAGGGGTTGGAGAGCGTCTGGCTTGAACCGGGTGATGGGGCCCACCGACGCGCCCTCAAGCCGATGCTTACCCCATCACCAGCGGAGCCATGGGACTGCCGAGCACGCAAGCCAGCCACCCCCACAAACAGTCACCAACAGCTCTCCTTGCTCGATTGA
- the ftsH gene encoding ATP-dependent zinc metalloprotease FtsH, translating into MPIRQDDNQPNRRFGIINLVLIGFGVLLLASSFLPSNGMQQVPRVPYSLFIDQVNDGAVKRAFITQDQIRYELSEPEEGTPPVLATTPIFDMDLPQRLENKGVEFAAAPPKKPNIFTTILSWVVPPLIFILVLQFFARRSMGGGAQGALSFTKSKAKVYVPDEESRITFADVAGVDEAKQELTEIVDFLKRPERYAEIGARIPKGVLLVGPPGTGKTLLSKAVAGEAEVPFFIISGSEFVELFVGAGAARVRDLFEEAKKKAPCIIFIDELDAIGKSRSGSMGVVGGNDEREQTLNQLLTEMDGFTAQDKPVIVLAATNQPEVLDAALLRPGRFDRQVLVDRPDLSGRKTILEIYAKKVKLAAGVDLDSVAQATSGFAGADLANLVNEAALLAARAQRTSVEQQDLGEAIERVVAGLEKKSRVLQDDEKKVVAFHEVGHAIVGHLMPGGSKVAKISIVPRGMSALGYTLQLPTEERFLNSKEELQGQIATLLGGRSAEEIVFGKITTGAANDLQRATDLAEQMVGTYGMSDTLGPLAYDKQGGGRFLGGGNNPRRSVSDATAQAIDKEVRGLVDQAHDDALSILRENMALLETIAQKILEKEVIEGDDLKQMLEASVLPSGVTA; encoded by the coding sequence ATGCCGATCCGCCAGGACGACAACCAGCCGAACCGTCGCTTCGGGATCATCAACCTGGTGCTGATTGGTTTTGGGGTGCTGCTCCTGGCCAGCAGCTTCCTCCCCAGCAATGGCATGCAGCAGGTGCCGCGGGTGCCTTACTCCCTGTTCATTGATCAGGTGAATGACGGTGCGGTGAAGCGGGCCTTCATCACGCAAGACCAGATTCGCTACGAGCTGAGTGAACCCGAGGAGGGCACGCCTCCAGTGCTGGCCACCACGCCGATCTTCGACATGGATCTGCCCCAACGCCTCGAGAACAAGGGCGTTGAATTCGCGGCAGCTCCTCCGAAGAAGCCGAACATCTTCACAACCATCCTTAGTTGGGTGGTGCCGCCCCTGATCTTCATCTTGGTGCTGCAGTTCTTCGCCCGCCGCTCGATGGGCGGTGGTGCACAGGGGGCTTTGAGTTTCACCAAGAGCAAGGCCAAGGTCTACGTGCCCGATGAGGAGTCGCGGATCACCTTCGCCGACGTGGCAGGTGTGGATGAGGCGAAACAGGAACTCACTGAGATCGTTGACTTTCTCAAGCGCCCTGAGCGGTACGCTGAGATCGGTGCTCGCATCCCCAAGGGTGTGCTGTTGGTCGGACCTCCCGGCACCGGCAAGACCCTTCTTTCCAAAGCCGTGGCTGGTGAAGCCGAGGTGCCCTTCTTCATCATTTCCGGTTCGGAGTTCGTTGAACTCTTCGTTGGTGCCGGCGCTGCACGGGTCCGCGACCTGTTCGAGGAAGCCAAGAAAAAAGCGCCCTGCATCATTTTCATCGACGAACTCGACGCCATCGGCAAGAGCCGTTCAGGGTCCATGGGCGTTGTCGGCGGCAACGACGAACGGGAGCAGACCCTCAACCAGCTGCTCACTGAGATGGATGGTTTCACCGCCCAGGACAAGCCGGTGATCGTTCTGGCAGCGACCAACCAGCCCGAGGTGCTGGATGCAGCCTTGCTGCGTCCAGGCCGCTTCGATCGGCAAGTGCTGGTGGACCGTCCAGACCTCTCCGGCCGCAAGACCATCCTTGAAATCTATGCCAAGAAGGTGAAACTGGCTGCAGGCGTTGATCTCGATAGCGTTGCCCAGGCCACCAGTGGTTTCGCCGGCGCTGATCTCGCCAACCTGGTGAATGAAGCTGCCCTGCTGGCGGCACGGGCCCAGCGCACCAGCGTTGAGCAGCAGGACCTCGGTGAAGCGATCGAGCGGGTTGTGGCCGGTTTGGAGAAGAAGAGCCGCGTCCTGCAGGACGACGAAAAGAAGGTGGTGGCGTTCCACGAAGTGGGCCACGCGATTGTGGGCCATCTCATGCCTGGCGGCAGCAAGGTGGCCAAGATCTCGATCGTGCCCCGCGGCATGAGCGCTCTGGGCTACACCCTGCAGCTGCCCACCGAGGAACGTTTCCTCAACTCCAAGGAGGAACTCCAGGGCCAGATTGCCACGCTTCTGGGTGGTCGCTCGGCTGAGGAGATCGTCTTCGGCAAAATCACCACGGGTGCTGCCAACGACCTGCAGCGAGCCACCGATTTGGCCGAGCAGATGGTAGGCACCTATGGCATGAGCGACACCCTGGGGCCCCTGGCTTACGACAAGCAGGGCGGTGGCCGTTTCCTTGGTGGAGGCAACAACCCACGCCGCTCGGTGAGTGATGCCACGGCCCAGGCCATTGATAAGGAAGTGCGCGGGCTGGTGGACCAGGCCCACGACGACGCCCTCTCGATCCTGCGGGAGAACATGGCGCTGCTCGAGACGATCGCCCAGAAGATCCTCGAAAAAGAGGTGATCGAAGGGGATGACCTCAAGCAGATGCTCGAGGCGAGTGTGCTGCCGTCCGGCGTGACCGCTTGA
- the argF gene encoding ornithine carbamoyltransferase: protein MATASAGVAAVLSPLCGRDFLSSADCSAEETAALLDLAEQLKSGDRRIDLGNRVLGLIFSKASTRTRVSFQVAMARLGGQTVDLNPSVTQLGRGEPLEDTARVLSRYCDVLAIRTFAQQELVDYAHWASVPVINALTDLEHPCQALADFLTMREAHGALPGQTLAYVGDGNNVAHSLMLCGALLGVNVQIGCPEGFEPLPGVLEQAQSLAQHGASIEVMSDPREAVAGAQAVYTDVWASMGQEAEQAQREQAFAGFCVDHVLMEQAAADAIVLHCLPAHRGEEISAEVMEGSASRIFDQAENRLHAQQALLAVLMGGL from the coding sequence ATGGCTACCGCTTCTGCGGGCGTTGCTGCTGTCCTCTCTCCCCTGTGCGGACGTGACTTCCTTTCCTCAGCGGATTGCTCCGCCGAGGAAACAGCAGCGTTGCTGGACCTGGCTGAACAGCTAAAGAGCGGCGATCGTCGGATCGATCTCGGCAACCGTGTGCTGGGTCTGATCTTCAGCAAGGCCTCCACCAGAACACGTGTGAGTTTTCAGGTGGCCATGGCCCGCCTCGGCGGCCAGACGGTGGATCTCAATCCTTCCGTCACCCAGCTCGGCCGCGGCGAGCCATTGGAAGACACGGCCCGGGTTCTCAGCCGTTACTGCGATGTGCTGGCGATTCGCACCTTCGCTCAACAGGAACTGGTGGACTACGCCCACTGGGCCTCGGTGCCGGTGATCAATGCCCTCACCGATCTGGAGCATCCCTGTCAGGCCCTGGCGGACTTCCTAACCATGCGGGAAGCCCATGGCGCGCTTCCTGGCCAGACCCTGGCCTATGTGGGCGACGGCAACAACGTGGCCCACTCCCTGATGCTCTGCGGTGCGTTGCTGGGGGTAAATGTGCAGATCGGCTGCCCAGAGGGCTTTGAGCCGTTGCCGGGGGTGCTTGAGCAGGCCCAATCCCTGGCACAGCATGGTGCCTCGATTGAGGTGATGAGCGATCCTCGTGAGGCGGTGGCGGGTGCCCAGGCCGTCTACACCGATGTTTGGGCCTCCATGGGCCAGGAGGCCGAACAAGCGCAGCGGGAGCAGGCCTTTGCTGGATTCTGTGTGGATCATGTCCTGATGGAGCAGGCGGCTGCCGATGCGATCGTTTTGCACTGCCTGCCGGCCCACCGCGGTGAGGAGATCAGTGCCGAGGTGATGGAGGGCAGTGCGAGCCGCATCTTTGATCAGGCGGAAAACCGCTTGCATGCGCAGCAGGCTCTGCTGGCTGTACTCATGGGCGGTCTGTGA
- the lexA gene encoding transcriptional repressor LexA gives MTRAPQEPLTTAQQELYDWIADYIGTHRHSPSIRQMMQAMGLRSPAPIQSRLRHLQQKGWITWQEGQARTLQLLGDMVGAAGIPVLGAVAAGGLVTAFDDVQEHLDLAPVLETRGLFALTVNGDSMVDSHIADGDVVLMEPVQDPQRLRNGTVVSALVAGSGTTLKHFHRHGATVVLEAANPAYQPIELAAEQVDVQGRLVAVWRQV, from the coding sequence GTGACCCGTGCCCCCCAAGAGCCCCTCACCACTGCTCAGCAAGAGCTGTACGACTGGATAGCGGACTATATCGGCACCCATCGCCACAGTCCCTCGATTCGCCAGATGATGCAGGCGATGGGACTGCGCTCTCCTGCGCCGATCCAGAGCCGGTTGCGCCATCTTCAGCAGAAGGGATGGATCACCTGGCAGGAAGGCCAGGCGCGCACCTTGCAGCTCTTGGGCGACATGGTGGGTGCTGCCGGGATCCCCGTGCTGGGCGCCGTTGCCGCCGGTGGCCTTGTGACGGCTTTCGATGATGTTCAGGAGCATCTCGATCTGGCGCCGGTGCTGGAGACCCGTGGCCTGTTTGCCCTGACGGTGAACGGTGACTCGATGGTCGACTCCCACATCGCCGATGGTGATGTGGTGTTGATGGAGCCGGTGCAGGATCCGCAGCGGCTGCGCAACGGCACGGTGGTGAGTGCTCTGGTGGCCGGCAGTGGCACCACGCTCAAGCATTTCCATCGCCATGGGGCGACGGTGGTTCTCGAAGCTGCCAACCCCGCCTATCAACCGATTGAGCTCGCCGCCGAACAGGTGGATGTGCAGGGTCGCTTGGTTGCCGTGTGGCGGCAGGTCTGA
- a CDS encoding tyrosine-type recombinase/integrase, whose product MLSWLLCSDALAPEFQKVYLKWKYVTPSSIVLIAPTTKGKTKTRAIPLHPLLAEELDAWKLVVNPDNNPEQWVFPGRHASTHLTRRGFDHTLRRAVEELGLQGTSTHGFRRSFLTSCSQNGVPLRNIQSISGHSNLQVLANYIEVSDSDKSACVLAGA is encoded by the coding sequence ATGCTGTCTTGGCTTCTCTGCTCAGACGCACTGGCTCCAGAGTTTCAGAAGGTTTACCTCAAGTGGAAGTACGTCACACCCAGCTCGATTGTTCTGATCGCACCAACGACAAAAGGTAAAACCAAGACGCGAGCAATCCCACTTCACCCGTTGCTTGCCGAAGAGCTTGATGCTTGGAAGCTTGTTGTCAATCCAGATAACAATCCAGAGCAATGGGTATTTCCAGGTCGTCATGCTTCAACGCATCTGACGCGACGTGGGTTTGACCATACGCTGCGACGGGCTGTCGAAGAACTTGGATTGCAGGGAACTTCAACTCATGGCTTCAGACGCAGCTTCCTGACCAGTTGCAGTCAGAACGGTGTGCCGCTGCGGAATATCCAATCAATCTCCGGACATTCCAATCTTCAGGTTTTGGCAAATTACATTGAAGTCTCTGACTCCGATAAGAGCGCTTGCGTTCTTGCCGGTGCATGA
- a CDS encoding VapE domain-containing protein — protein MATDLVPVDQLLLGWIDEKQEDRFRLEVGDLVNLLSRQLGNRWRFNLLSKKIELDGKPIPVFELENLYCHLSQRGFTISKEKAIDAAKATAMAHSFHPVVEYLDRVASDDNIVPAELDQLGALFWYTKDPLYDAMIRKKVIGAVKRAYEPGCMFRTCLVFKGGQDIGNVNQPQSSCQSCVVDRYSAGQARGFSPCYSRLLDL, from the coding sequence ATGGCAACTGACCTGGTACCCGTTGACCAACTCCTGCTGGGGTGGATCGACGAAAAGCAAGAAGACCGGTTCCGTCTTGAGGTTGGTGATTTGGTCAACCTGCTGAGTAGACAGCTCGGCAATCGTTGGCGGTTCAACCTGCTCTCAAAAAAGATCGAGCTTGATGGCAAGCCGATTCCAGTCTTTGAGCTGGAGAACTTGTACTGCCATCTGTCTCAACGCGGTTTCACCATCTCCAAAGAGAAGGCGATTGATGCCGCCAAAGCCACAGCAATGGCGCATTCCTTTCATCCCGTCGTTGAGTATCTGGATCGTGTTGCCTCTGACGACAACATCGTTCCCGCCGAACTCGACCAGTTGGGAGCTCTGTTCTGGTACACCAAAGATCCGCTGTACGACGCCATGATCCGTAAAAAGGTGATTGGCGCGGTTAAGCGGGCCTATGAACCTGGCTGCATGTTCCGCACTTGTCTCGTCTTTAAAGGCGGGCAGGACATTGGAAATGTCAACCAGCCTCAGAGTTCTTGCCAGTCCTGCGTGGTTGACCGATACAGCGCAGGACAAGCACGAGGATTTTCTCCTTGCTATTCACGGTTGCTGGATTTATGA
- a CDS encoding VapE domain-containing protein, with protein sequence MSTSLRVLASPAWLTDTAQDKHEDFLLAIHGCWIYELAELDSITSKKEAGALKNDLSSPKDNIRVPYGRAHDTFARQSIFVGTSNRDDFLRDETGASRFWVVELPHNADDGFVIDLDRLRANRDAIWKGAVLAYRDGEEPRLSQEH encoded by the coding sequence ATGTCAACCAGCCTCAGAGTTCTTGCCAGTCCTGCGTGGTTGACCGATACAGCGCAGGACAAGCACGAGGATTTTCTCCTTGCTATTCACGGTTGCTGGATTTATGAGCTGGCCGAGTTGGACAGCATCACCAGCAAGAAGGAGGCAGGTGCCTTGAAGAACGACCTCTCCTCTCCGAAAGACAACATTCGTGTTCCGTACGGGCGCGCACATGACACGTTCGCCCGTCAGAGCATTTTTGTCGGCACCAGTAATCGAGATGATTTCCTGCGTGATGAAACGGGTGCCTCTCGGTTTTGGGTCGTCGAGCTTCCGCACAATGCCGACGATGGCTTCGTGATTGATTTGGATCGTCTGCGGGCTAACCGTGATGCGATCTGGAAGGGTGCTGTTCTTGCATACCGCGACGGTGAAGAGCCGCGCTTATCGCAAGAGCACTAG
- a CDS encoding tyrosine-type recombinase/integrase, translating to MLSTDELDLLISKLPEQHHKIVAEICRRTGCRIGEATQLTWGMVSESAVTFQKGITKGKLASRSVPVTPALWEALRSWRGAWVVRQGREPAAGDHLVPGRFAGSCLSTRSFMDALERAAAESGLEGVSSHSFRRSALTSAHNAGVPLRVLMALSGHKSMSALQRYLEVTPAQREAAAAAFA from the coding sequence GTGTTGAGCACCGACGAGCTCGATTTATTGATTTCAAAGCTGCCTGAGCAGCATCACAAGATCGTTGCCGAGATTTGTCGCCGTACTGGCTGCCGTATTGGTGAGGCAACGCAGCTCACCTGGGGGATGGTTTCGGAATCTGCCGTTACGTTCCAGAAAGGAATCACCAAAGGAAAGCTGGCGAGTCGGTCGGTGCCAGTTACGCCAGCGTTGTGGGAAGCCCTGCGCTCCTGGAGAGGTGCTTGGGTGGTGCGGCAGGGTCGTGAACCTGCGGCTGGTGACCATCTCGTGCCAGGCAGATTTGCAGGTTCTTGCCTGAGTACGCGCAGCTTTATGGATGCCCTTGAAAGGGCCGCGGCTGAATCGGGCCTAGAAGGCGTTTCTAGCCACTCTTTTCGGCGTTCGGCTTTAACTTCGGCGCACAATGCTGGCGTGCCGTTGAGGGTGCTTATGGCCCTGTCTGGGCACAAATCGATGTCAGCCCTGCAGCGTTATCTCGAAGTGACGCCTGCTCAACGTGAAGCTGCCGCTGCTGCCTTTGCTTGA
- a CDS encoding DUF3104 domain-containing protein — MLMDHVSAVAAPKSDPVFLHVKPGDAVIISDTDGAWRMADVIWVDGGARNPKAPTLFQVADVDTGVINWVNADLVTHICPRV; from the coding sequence ATGTTGATGGATCATGTAAGCGCCGTTGCAGCGCCCAAGTCGGATCCCGTTTTCCTGCATGTCAAACCAGGCGATGCCGTGATCATTTCCGACACGGATGGAGCCTGGCGTATGGCTGATGTGATCTGGGTGGATGGCGGTGCCAGAAACCCAAAGGCTCCAACGTTGTTCCAGGTGGCTGACGTCGATACAGGCGTAATCAACTGGGTCAACGCTGACCTTGTGACTCACATCTGTCCGAGGGTCTGA
- a CDS encoding DUF3303 domain-containing protein translates to MARFMIHWCAPDPTNEKYTQAIVDYIKGGKPMDEYAGFKVLARQIHPHLGGGCLLVEADNLVTVQKHTYPWTKGLGVTATITPGLSDEEYVELEESMSS, encoded by the coding sequence ATGGCCCGCTTCATGATCCATTGGTGCGCCCCAGATCCCACCAACGAGAAGTACACGCAGGCGATCGTTGACTACATCAAAGGCGGAAAGCCTATGGATGAGTACGCGGGCTTCAAGGTGTTGGCACGTCAGATCCACCCTCACCTCGGTGGTGGCTGTCTTTTGGTGGAGGCCGACAACCTCGTAACAGTCCAAAAGCACACTTACCCCTGGACCAAGGGTCTCGGCGTTACCGCGACGATCACTCCTGGTCTCAGCGATGAGGAGTATGTCGAGCTTGAAGAGAGCATGAGCAGCTGA
- a CDS encoding DUF3104 domain-containing protein produces the protein MSVDHKSGVSTPQTDPIFLHVKAGMTVIVEDGSDWRMVDVLWVDGGARNPKVPTLFQVADVDTGVINWVNADLVTHICPRV, from the coding sequence ATGTCTGTTGATCACAAGAGTGGCGTTTCAACGCCACAGACGGATCCGATCTTTCTGCACGTCAAAGCAGGAATGACAGTAATCGTTGAAGACGGAAGCGACTGGAGGATGGTGGACGTGCTCTGGGTCGATGGAGGCGCCAGAAACCCCAAGGTTCCAACGTTGTTTCAGGTGGCTGACGTCGACACGGGCGTCATCAACTGGGTCAACGCCGATCTGGTGACTCACATCTGCCCCAGGGTCTGA
- a CDS encoding tyrosine-type recombinase/integrase: MPTDKEEMALLVGQREDPNADTVPIKPEQLHGLLLSLDENPELRLAVALVGLYGLRPSELMALKVEDGELKAGNVKRNKQMAKNPKKPRLLQPLDLQELPGEGARCLQLYASGLIKLPTAIANAKDFKTCGAAFRQYLDRHPYWQSLQGETNGLVPYSLRHGYAWRGAKYYTRAVPVRDLASLMGHDVKTHQKHYGQWTTDEDTKESVRRAVGDLARAS; the protein is encoded by the coding sequence TTGCCGACAGACAAAGAAGAGATGGCTCTACTGGTGGGACAACGAGAAGACCCCAACGCCGACACCGTTCCAATCAAGCCAGAACAGCTGCATGGACTGCTGCTGTCCTTGGACGAAAACCCCGAGTTGCGACTAGCCGTCGCCCTTGTGGGTCTCTATGGATTGCGACCATCAGAGCTCATGGCTCTCAAGGTTGAAGACGGTGAGCTGAAGGCAGGCAACGTCAAACGGAACAAGCAGATGGCCAAGAACCCAAAGAAGCCGCGATTGCTCCAACCGTTGGATCTGCAAGAGCTTCCCGGCGAAGGAGCTCGCTGCTTGCAGCTTTACGCCTCTGGCTTGATCAAGCTTCCAACGGCCATCGCCAACGCCAAAGACTTCAAAACTTGTGGCGCAGCTTTTCGTCAGTACCTGGATCGACATCCCTACTGGCAATCACTCCAGGGGGAAACCAACGGGTTAGTGCCGTACTCACTTCGCCACGGGTATGCCTGGCGGGGAGCCAAGTACTACACACGTGCCGTTCCAGTGAGAGACCTAGCCAGCCTGATGGGACACGACGTCAAAACCCATCAGAAGCACTACGGCCAATGGACAACTGACGAGGACACCAAGGAGTCAGTACGGCGAGCTGTTGGCGACCTGGCGAGGGCGAGCTGA
- the grrA gene encoding GrrA/OscA1 family cyclophane-containing rSAM-modified RiPP, translating into MARPSEFQLLNSANEANHPFGTLVLLRTWSSVGGTEAGTYSIQKADNSVEERIAAARSDEGWSHLLKSKLHQSLEFAAWGNGRGRGWANGGGGGGGFANARYGGGWGNGGGWRNGSGAWGNGGGRRGFVNW; encoded by the coding sequence GTGGCAAGACCTTCAGAATTTCAGCTGCTCAATTCGGCGAATGAAGCCAACCACCCTTTTGGAACTCTGGTCCTCCTCCGCACGTGGAGCAGTGTTGGTGGCACTGAGGCTGGAACATATTCAATCCAAAAAGCTGACAACAGCGTCGAAGAACGCATTGCTGCTGCACGGAGTGACGAAGGCTGGTCGCACCTGTTGAAGTCAAAGCTGCACCAATCGCTGGAGTTCGCTGCTTGGGGTAACGGTCGCGGACGTGGCTGGGCTAACGGCGGTGGAGGCGGTGGTGGCTTCGCGAATGCCCGCTATGGAGGTGGATGGGGCAACGGTGGCGGCTGGCGCAACGGAAGCGGTGCTTGGGGCAACGGTGGCGGTCGGCGTGGCTTTGTGAATTGGTGA
- a CDS encoding DUF3136 domain-containing protein, whose product MPQAKLTIGELEAGYPMYCKALRRLLQQGKTAQDIERTVCWGHLETLNRCLPTRYKSPSYLLALIRRDIENPKED is encoded by the coding sequence ATGCCTCAGGCGAAACTCACCATCGGTGAACTAGAGGCGGGCTATCCGATGTATTGCAAGGCGCTACGGCGTCTCCTCCAGCAGGGAAAAACCGCTCAGGACATTGAGCGCACGGTTTGCTGGGGGCATCTGGAAACGCTGAACCGCTGCCTGCCCACCCGCTACAAATCGCCCTCCTACCTGCTGGCATTGATCCGTCGCGACATAGAGAATCCAAAAGAGGATTGA